The Candidatus Neomarinimicrobiota bacterium genome has a window encoding:
- a CDS encoding DNA recombination protein RmuC: MSIVLYLLLAIAASLAVGFVVGYLYKSRKDVLDSLEGRIQSAMEIAAGSALSKSTTELIKLSEEKFKALMKEGELHLEGKKKLIDANLQEMGITLKSLVEKSTRLEEGLVTGKEETEKLRSTAEGLRLVLSSSQARGKWGERMVEDILSVLGLVEGINYQVRPQLASGVRPDYSFLLPKGKKINLDVKFPIDQYERYLNANSDSEAEDAKKHFLTAVKYHIRDVAGRGYVDPAEGTVDFVMIFIPNESIYGFIHKNYPELLDFALENHIVLCSPITLYAVLSLIHEAVRSFSVEQRAGEIMSELAVFQKQWEQYVGKMDKLGRSLDSAKGDYDALVTTRTRTLERPLLKIQELQEGQQDDLLEG; encoded by the coding sequence ATGTCCATAGTTCTATATCTCCTGCTGGCCATCGCAGCATCACTTGCTGTAGGTTTTGTGGTCGGATACCTATACAAATCCAGGAAAGATGTGCTGGATAGTCTAGAGGGACGCATTCAAAGTGCAATGGAAATCGCGGCGGGTAGCGCCCTTTCCAAATCGACAACGGAGCTCATAAAACTCTCGGAAGAAAAATTTAAGGCCCTCATGAAGGAGGGGGAGCTACACCTCGAGGGCAAGAAAAAGCTGATTGATGCCAACCTCCAGGAGATGGGTATTACCCTCAAGAGTTTGGTGGAAAAATCTACTCGGCTTGAAGAAGGTCTTGTTACAGGTAAAGAGGAGACGGAGAAGTTGCGCTCCACTGCTGAGGGGCTTCGTCTGGTACTTTCTTCCTCCCAAGCGAGGGGAAAGTGGGGTGAGCGGATGGTGGAAGATATCTTATCAGTCCTGGGCCTGGTCGAGGGCATTAACTATCAGGTTCGCCCCCAGCTGGCCTCCGGTGTGCGACCGGACTACTCGTTTCTATTACCCAAGGGAAAAAAAATTAACCTGGATGTGAAGTTCCCAATTGATCAATATGAGCGATACTTGAATGCCAATTCAGACAGCGAAGCGGAGGATGCTAAGAAGCATTTCCTAACCGCAGTTAAATATCATATAAGAGATGTAGCAGGCCGGGGGTACGTTGACCCCGCGGAAGGAACAGTGGATTTTGTGATGATTTTTATCCCAAATGAGTCAATATATGGTTTTATCCACAAGAACTATCCTGAACTTCTTGATTTTGCTCTAGAGAACCACATCGTGTTGTGCTCTCCGATAACTCTGTACGCTGTTCTGTCTCTCATACATGAGGCGGTCCGCAGTTTCTCTGTGGAACAGCGGGCTGGCGAAATCATGAGCGAGCTGGCTGTTTTCCAAAAGCAGTGGGAGCAGTATGTGGGGAAAATGGATAAGCTGGGCCGATCTCTTGATTCTGCCAAGGGTGACTACGATGCGCTGGTAACCACACGGACTAGAACGCTGGAGAGACCGCTCCTCAAGATCCAGGAGCTCCAAGAAGGTCAGCAGGACGATCTGCTGGAGGGTTAG
- a CDS encoding DUF58 domain-containing protein produces the protein MIPREILDKVRFIEIQTRHLVNNIFGGEYHSVFKGRGMEFAEVREYLPGDDIRSIDWNVTARFGKPFIKRFDEERELSVVLAVDGSGSSMYGTGEALKSDIAIEIAAVLAFSAIKNNDKVGLLIFSDRVEKFIPPKKGKGHVLRLIRDLLYHEPVGRQTQLDTALEYLIRVLKRRSVIFLLSDFLDDGFDVPLKLAARKHDLVLLRLVDPSEFDLPDLGLVKWYDPETGAEAWLDTHSREVREHFTRRMAERRDTFEEFCRRHDIDLVSIDTHESYVHPLMHYFTTRASRH, from the coding sequence ATGATACCCCGGGAAATTCTGGATAAAGTCCGCTTTATCGAAATTCAGACCCGGCACCTGGTGAACAACATATTTGGTGGCGAATACCATTCCGTCTTTAAAGGCCGGGGTATGGAGTTTGCCGAGGTGCGAGAATATTTGCCCGGTGACGATATCCGCTCCATTGATTGGAACGTCACCGCCCGGTTCGGCAAGCCGTTCATCAAGCGCTTTGATGAAGAGAGGGAGCTGTCTGTGGTGCTGGCGGTGGATGGCAGCGGCTCGTCCATGTATGGCACCGGGGAAGCGCTCAAGAGCGATATCGCCATCGAAATCGCGGCCGTTCTGGCCTTCAGCGCCATCAAGAACAACGACAAGGTGGGGCTGCTCATATTCAGCGATAGGGTGGAGAAATTCATTCCCCCCAAGAAGGGTAAGGGTCATGTGTTGAGGTTGATCCGGGATTTGCTTTACCATGAACCGGTGGGGCGACAAACACAGCTGGATACCGCTCTTGAATACCTTATCCGTGTGCTGAAGCGGCGTAGCGTCATATTCCTGCTGTCCGATTTTCTCGACGACGGTTTCGATGTACCGCTTAAGCTGGCAGCTCGCAAACACGATTTGGTTCTGTTGCGTCTAGTGGATCCCAGCGAGTTCGACCTTCCCGATCTTGGCCTGGTGAAGTGGTACGACCCGGAAACAGGTGCCGAGGCCTGGCTGGATACGCACTCAAGAGAGGTTCGGGAACATTTCACACGCCGCATGGCCGAGAGACGGGATACCTTCGAGGAATTCTGCCGCCGCCACGATATCGATCTGGTGAGCATTGACACCCACGAGAGTTACGTGCACCCCCTGATGCATTATTTCACCACCCGGGCCTCCCGCCATTGA
- a CDS encoding MoxR family ATPase: protein MWSVPAEARSAIGDKQDSLKALTDRIAAESQYVGAFREGIGKVIVGQHDLIEKLLIAMLAGGHVLLEGVPGLAKTLTISTLSQLISAKFQRIQFTPDLLPADLIGTMIYNPKDGSFETKKGPIFANIVLADEINRSPAKVQSALLEAMQEGQVTIGSNTFLLPKPFMVMATQNPIEQEGTYPLPEAQIDRFIFKLIVGYPTTGEELLILRRMAHTNDLPATKPVLNAKQILKSRKVVNEIHMAEKIEQYIVDLVTATRDPDRVGLSDLKGLIAFGASPRATIYIATTSRSRAFLNQRGYVTLDDVRDVARPVLRHRILLTYEAEAEDVSSEDIIDRLFDTIPTP, encoded by the coding sequence ATGTGGTCAGTGCCAGCTGAGGCTCGCAGCGCGATCGGTGATAAGCAGGACTCGCTCAAGGCGCTCACCGACCGCATCGCGGCCGAATCGCAATATGTGGGCGCCTTTCGCGAGGGCATCGGCAAAGTCATCGTTGGCCAGCATGACCTGATTGAAAAGCTGCTCATCGCCATGCTCGCCGGTGGGCATGTTCTGCTGGAGGGGGTTCCAGGGTTGGCGAAAACCCTTACGATCAGCACACTCTCGCAACTGATCTCCGCAAAGTTTCAGCGCATCCAATTTACACCTGACCTGTTGCCTGCGGACCTGATAGGCACCATGATCTATAACCCCAAGGACGGGTCCTTTGAAACCAAGAAAGGCCCAATTTTTGCCAATATCGTGCTCGCTGATGAGATCAATCGCTCGCCTGCCAAGGTACAGAGTGCGTTATTGGAGGCCATGCAGGAAGGACAGGTCACCATCGGCAGCAACACCTTTCTGTTGCCAAAGCCGTTCATGGTGATGGCGACACAAAACCCTATCGAGCAGGAGGGAACCTACCCGCTGCCCGAAGCCCAGATCGACCGTTTCATCTTCAAATTGATTGTGGGCTATCCCACAACTGGCGAAGAGTTACTCATCCTCAGACGGATGGCGCACACCAACGATCTCCCCGCTACGAAACCGGTGCTAAATGCGAAGCAGATCTTGAAGAGCCGCAAGGTGGTGAACGAGATCCATATGGCGGAAAAGATCGAGCAATACATTGTTGATCTGGTGACTGCCACCCGCGATCCGGATAGAGTGGGGTTGAGCGATCTCAAAGGGCTGATCGCATTTGGCGCCTCGCCACGGGCCACGATTTACATCGCCACCACCTCTCGATCCCGGGCGTTCCTGAATCAGCGCGGCTACGTGACTCTGGACGATGTGCGGGATGTCGCCCGTCCCGTCCTGCGGCACCGCATTCTGCTTACCTATGAAGCTGAGGCGGAGGACGTTTCATCCGAGGATATTATCGACCGGCTTTTCGATACGATTCCCACCCCCTGA
- a CDS encoding tetratricopeptide repeat protein, which yields MRPLKHYLPMALTLIVVSCGVTETAEELWSRAEREVTARQYERSIKSLKVLVKTYPTHTVASKAQFRIGDIYLNNTRDIPAALEALRSTIDRYPQTDEGVKALFMLGFVYANHLADYPAAQQAYLQFIDHYPNHELIPSVEFELENMGKPMEDIDVLKDVVSAS from the coding sequence ATGCGACCACTTAAGCACTATCTCCCCATGGCCTTAACGCTCATAGTAGTGTCGTGCGGCGTAACCGAAACCGCGGAAGAACTTTGGAGCCGGGCTGAGCGTGAGGTAACGGCCAGACAGTACGAACGGTCGATCAAGTCCCTCAAGGTCCTGGTAAAGACCTATCCAACGCACACTGTCGCGTCTAAGGCCCAGTTTCGGATCGGTGATATCTACTTAAACAATACCCGTGACATTCCGGCGGCCCTGGAGGCATTACGCAGCACCATCGATCGCTATCCCCAGACGGATGAAGGGGTGAAAGCGCTGTTCATGTTAGGCTTTGTCTACGCCAATCATCTGGCTGACTACCCGGCCGCCCAACAGGCTTATCTCCAGTTCATCGACCATTATCCCAATCACGAATTGATCCCATCGGTAGAGTTCGAGCTCGAAAATATGGGCAAGCCCATGGAAGATATTGATGTGCTCAAGGATGTGGTCAGTGCCAGCTGA
- a CDS encoding BamA/TamA family outer membrane protein, translating into MTRIPRLALILLTLAVGLAGQVDGLPIAKITLRDSLSFADQRQLMGLMKLKTPSIFGLGSTPFSRRALKVDAITLRNFFVSRGYLEAQVADSFTVLPDGRVEVIQTIDRGRQYNLTAISIAGNRHMTREEIINFLGVQLGEPYNPVVLRNRLEDLRHHYQNQGKLAVDILEEIEIEDGIRLRLTISEGLTYSVGDVTIRGLTHVPEWTVRRELLFEYGDTFNRSKLLLSQRRIFESGMFGAVEIIPTLRASGPGVADLEIRIRELKRRSVDLSLGFRQTKPPGEGEPNTALYSSVQFWRARVLNSSVRTGLTVEGDLTLENIGKPNFLLAWDIITPWTLGLRIPTSLRFFSDYRASQGPTLWQSGIELSFVSKRLEKAQLRGAFGWVFIKASGDLPDETVQGAEPRLKVDYRYRGVDNLLAPRRGTVFQLLPSIHGTFLDEVDGFAKLEVDFRRYRPIFRPAVLAYRFKFSILEAWPLGSSLSLKRYHLFELGGSTSLRGWLDPGKFSKVGGTAKVLANIELRIPLFWVIGGELFLDGGALRVFLTDRDRGYDAERPAQHWITGWDFGIGLLISTPLGPIRMDAAFQDARLSTAFEEASLSALIPTYQLAFLHTF; encoded by the coding sequence ATGACTCGTATACCACGGCTAGCGCTAATCCTACTGACCCTCGCTGTGGGATTGGCGGGCCAGGTTGACGGCTTGCCCATCGCAAAAATCACCCTGCGTGACAGTCTCTCATTTGCTGATCAGCGGCAACTGATGGGCTTGATGAAGTTGAAAACGCCCTCCATATTTGGCCTGGGTAGCACGCCGTTCAGCCGCCGGGCACTCAAAGTTGATGCCATCACCCTCAGGAATTTCTTCGTCAGCCGGGGCTATCTGGAGGCCCAGGTAGCCGATTCGTTTACAGTATTGCCCGATGGGCGCGTGGAGGTTATCCAAACAATAGATCGGGGGCGTCAATACAATTTGACCGCTATATCCATAGCCGGCAATCGGCACATGACCCGTGAGGAAATTATCAATTTCTTGGGAGTGCAATTAGGCGAGCCGTACAACCCCGTGGTGCTTAGAAACCGGCTGGAAGACCTGCGCCATCATTACCAGAATCAGGGCAAGCTGGCGGTCGATATCCTGGAAGAGATCGAGATTGAGGATGGCATTCGCCTGCGCCTCACCATATCCGAGGGACTGACCTATTCAGTTGGCGACGTGACCATCCGGGGGCTGACCCATGTGCCTGAGTGGACGGTCAGGCGCGAACTGCTGTTCGAGTATGGCGACACATTTAACCGCAGCAAACTTCTCCTTAGCCAGCGGCGAATATTTGAGTCAGGGATGTTCGGTGCCGTCGAAATCATCCCCACACTCCGGGCCTCCGGTCCCGGTGTCGCCGATCTGGAAATTCGGATTCGTGAACTCAAGCGGCGCAGTGTTGATTTGAGCCTCGGATTCCGCCAGACCAAGCCACCGGGGGAAGGCGAACCTAACACAGCGCTGTACAGTTCGGTTCAGTTCTGGCGCGCGCGGGTGCTCAATTCGAGCGTGCGAACCGGGCTGACAGTCGAAGGCGATCTCACTCTCGAAAATATCGGGAAGCCCAATTTCTTGCTGGCGTGGGACATTATTACGCCGTGGACTCTCGGTCTGCGCATACCTACTTCACTACGGTTTTTTTCCGACTATCGCGCGAGTCAGGGACCTACCCTGTGGCAGAGCGGCATTGAACTGTCATTTGTCTCTAAGCGCCTGGAAAAGGCCCAGCTACGTGGTGCGTTCGGATGGGTCTTTATCAAAGCCAGTGGTGATTTGCCCGATGAAACTGTGCAGGGTGCCGAGCCGCGGTTGAAAGTAGATTATCGCTACCGGGGCGTGGACAATCTGCTGGCTCCGCGCCGGGGGACCGTCTTTCAGCTGCTGCCGTCAATCCATGGCACATTTCTTGACGAGGTAGATGGGTTTGCCAAGCTGGAAGTTGACTTCCGGCGCTACCGCCCCATTTTTCGACCTGCCGTGCTTGCGTATCGATTCAAGTTCAGCATATTGGAAGCCTGGCCGTTGGGCAGTTCGTTGAGCCTGAAACGTTACCACCTGTTTGAACTGGGTGGCAGCACTTCCTTGAGGGGCTGGCTGGACCCGGGTAAGTTTTCCAAAGTAGGTGGCACCGCCAAGGTGCTGGCTAACATCGAGTTGCGCATACCGCTGTTCTGGGTCATCGGCGGTGAGTTATTTCTGGATGGAGGTGCTCTGCGCGTTTTCCTCACCGACAGGGACCGAGGCTATGATGCAGAGCGGCCCGCCCAGCATTGGATTACCGGTTGGGATTTTGGCATCGGGCTACTGATCTCGACGCCACTGGGTCCCATCCGCATGGATGCAGCCTTTCAAGACGCTCGCCTGTCTACAGCCTTTGAAGAGGCTAGCCTGTCTGCACTCATACCCACTTACCAATTGGCATTCCTGCATACTTTCTAG
- a CDS encoding translocation/assembly module TamB domain-containing protein, which translates to MYWWQKVVRFVGRVLLVVLVAGFTIVAFFPGVLTKYLQTYASRKYLAPLGLRVSYKGFEGDILGTLAFREITVKSVDGRFRLHLSNARLNVDFLRLLRRDLSLDKLFIEQMSLELPPIQAGVTRSIIDFSQMPWLSVQKLTILDGQITRGADQYELQLSGKFDLSDALVMEHLALKLVSPEREDTLHLAGERIAFDGQRLTVDSGEIGYRGSYVSLSGQVQVIPSIELDLQVASNQFKRPAALPDWLDYGTISGHVTGPPGALKCEISMQLVARGRTLDQAEIEFQLTPGGIRLDRSVFALGSQRVEATGDISFDGKAVLNASFAQARLSDFLPMFPALVLDGEATVSAYLEKGEPRIATLTLSLDRLAFLDNEFHDVHGGVARNGSVWTITDTASLRFAGSDFQLWGSADEDMQMLDLEIYLQSEGLEELLSKLGWVPVGGAANGQVWINGPWDDPAVTGAIMLRGTHYQDFTIGQAFIQFILDHTRSHPRGRLFASMGDLDFMGLSAEGGEAEFIFAGDTLFAKTLRLYHGLDKLDTRGYLALSDPLKLVLDTVTVWHNTEMLTGGHSILQRAGARVELSPLALNVAAGVIDLSGAWADRDNFTLEATVDQIDMVRLQRFIGVPPRIRGSVNASASISHIDGQMTLSGSVHASEGELDQVPFTAMSSEFYLRDNRLSLRRLDWLHGDGGVAISGVLSYGRDRDHLMGIGALDSLALRVDLNRMPLEDLQSILPWRFETGGLVTGTITATGPAKAPIYDGDLVIANPRFDRLHGEHLAGQLHYSQQELTFSDLTFTTNVGAYMGGGTLPIDLRPTTGTLDIIRDAPVDMAFSGRSSRLEFITAFFQDDIDSLKGEFAIELALSGTFQRLIRNGRLEVQNGALQLFMMENPITGIQGEVVIENNLLRVVRLEGHTPRDRQRGRDNSRLAVAGTMELTRFFKPYFNLRIAGEDVYFARPFKEIEAVGSPAFSIVGRDSIYFRGEFTPNQNQIVLRLDLAPPENYALRKIDEGTIVIYDIHVPLYAGAIVDNTEINAEIEGEITLLKVGSEEFRFAGTIEVIDGSFVYNGYEFVFDEARVTLDPSVFNPQFYIRATTQVDAPGSDASGSGGRSDPELIDVTLVMTGTLEDHQFAFDYNSSAYTESDFLQLFALGKDPSGSVDPALTAGLSLKDILLRRIQEDARQASGLDRFRIQTMSPRTLIPSLQQVRIHIGKRLSPRLYVGLRADPTLSFNQYQIAYRLNRNLSVVGSVDQDGLYQGALRFKLRY; encoded by the coding sequence ATGTATTGGTGGCAAAAAGTAGTCCGTTTTGTGGGTAGGGTCCTGCTGGTAGTGCTGGTAGCAGGGTTTACGATCGTGGCATTCTTTCCAGGTGTGCTTACAAAATATCTCCAGACCTATGCAAGTCGCAAATATTTGGCACCATTGGGTTTGCGTGTTTCATATAAGGGCTTCGAAGGAGATATTCTTGGGACCCTTGCTTTTCGTGAAATAACGGTCAAGTCCGTGGACGGGCGCTTCAGGTTGCATCTAAGTAATGCTCGGTTGAATGTTGATTTCTTGCGCCTGCTTCGTCGCGACCTGTCACTTGATAAACTCTTCATTGAGCAAATGAGTCTGGAACTGCCACCGATCCAAGCAGGGGTCACCCGAAGCATCATAGATTTTAGTCAAATGCCCTGGCTCTCGGTCCAAAAGTTGACCATTCTGGATGGGCAGATTACCCGTGGAGCCGACCAGTATGAGCTGCAACTCTCCGGCAAGTTTGATTTGTCTGATGCCCTTGTCATGGAACACCTGGCCCTCAAGCTGGTCTCCCCGGAGAGGGAGGATACGCTCCACTTGGCAGGAGAGCGTATTGCTTTTGACGGGCAGCGACTCACCGTTGATTCGGGGGAGATCGGCTATCGGGGCAGCTACGTTAGCCTCAGCGGCCAGGTTCAGGTTATCCCATCTATTGAACTCGATCTGCAGGTCGCATCCAATCAGTTTAAGCGACCAGCCGCGCTACCTGACTGGCTGGACTACGGCACCATAAGTGGCCATGTAACCGGGCCCCCGGGGGCCCTGAAGTGCGAAATCTCCATGCAGCTGGTGGCCCGGGGCCGGACTTTGGACCAGGCCGAAATTGAGTTCCAACTGACCCCTGGGGGGATTCGCCTGGACCGCAGCGTATTTGCCTTGGGGTCCCAGCGGGTCGAAGCGACCGGCGACATATCATTTGACGGGAAGGCCGTTTTGAATGCCTCTTTCGCGCAGGCCAGACTGAGCGATTTCCTCCCCATGTTTCCGGCACTCGTGCTGGATGGCGAGGCCACGGTTAGTGCCTATTTGGAGAAAGGCGAGCCTCGCATCGCCACGCTGACACTGAGTCTGGATCGTTTGGCATTCCTGGATAATGAATTCCATGATGTACACGGTGGAGTGGCCCGAAATGGTAGCGTCTGGACGATCACCGATACCGCCTCCCTTCGCTTTGCGGGGAGCGATTTTCAGTTGTGGGGCAGTGCTGATGAGGACATGCAAATGCTGGACCTCGAAATATACCTGCAGTCAGAGGGGTTGGAAGAACTTCTGTCAAAACTGGGGTGGGTTCCTGTCGGGGGTGCTGCTAACGGTCAGGTCTGGATCAACGGGCCCTGGGACGATCCGGCCGTAACCGGGGCAATCATGCTTCGTGGGACGCACTATCAAGACTTTACGATTGGTCAAGCATTTATCCAGTTCATATTGGATCACACGCGTTCCCATCCTCGCGGCCGCCTCTTTGCCTCGATGGGTGATCTGGACTTCATGGGTCTATCAGCCGAAGGTGGCGAAGCCGAATTCATCTTTGCCGGTGATACCCTGTTTGCCAAGACGCTCCGGCTTTATCACGGATTGGATAAGCTGGACACCAGGGGATACCTTGCGCTCTCCGATCCACTCAAGTTGGTATTGGATACTGTTACAGTGTGGCATAACACAGAGATGTTGACAGGCGGCCACAGTATCCTGCAACGGGCGGGGGCAAGAGTGGAGTTGTCGCCACTCGCCCTGAACGTTGCCGCCGGCGTCATAGACCTATCCGGGGCTTGGGCCGACCGTGATAACTTCACGCTGGAGGCCACGGTCGACCAGATCGACATGGTACGACTGCAGCGGTTTATCGGTGTGCCTCCCCGCATTCGCGGAAGTGTGAATGCCAGTGCCAGCATCAGTCATATAGATGGCCAGATGACCCTGTCCGGATCGGTGCATGCCTCCGAAGGTGAGCTTGACCAGGTGCCGTTCACGGCGATGAGTTCAGAGTTTTACCTGCGGGACAACCGGCTCAGTCTGCGGCGACTGGATTGGCTGCACGGGGACGGTGGCGTGGCCATCTCCGGCGTCCTGTCCTACGGGCGGGATCGCGACCACCTCATGGGCATCGGTGCCCTGGACTCACTGGCTCTACGGGTTGACTTGAATCGCATGCCTCTTGAAGACCTGCAGTCGATACTACCGTGGCGCTTCGAAACAGGTGGTCTGGTGACTGGCACGATTACGGCCACAGGACCGGCCAAAGCGCCCATTTACGATGGTGATTTAGTGATTGCAAATCCCCGGTTTGATCGCCTACATGGGGAGCACCTTGCCGGCCAGTTGCATTACAGCCAGCAGGAGTTAACCTTTTCTGACCTGACCTTCACCACCAACGTCGGCGCATATATGGGCGGCGGCACGCTGCCTATCGATCTCCGCCCAACGACAGGCACACTGGATATCATCAGAGATGCGCCTGTAGATATGGCCTTCTCCGGCAGGTCCTCACGACTGGAATTCATCACAGCCTTCTTTCAGGACGACATCGATTCACTGAAAGGCGAGTTTGCTATTGAACTGGCGTTATCGGGTACCTTCCAGCGGTTGATCCGCAACGGCAGGCTTGAGGTCCAGAACGGCGCGTTACAGCTGTTTATGATGGAGAACCCAATTACAGGCATTCAGGGTGAGGTGGTTATCGAAAACAACCTTCTCAGGGTCGTTCGGCTGGAAGGACACACCCCACGGGACCGGCAGCGGGGCAGGGACAACTCGCGCCTGGCAGTGGCCGGCACCATGGAATTGACCCGGTTTTTCAAGCCGTATTTTAACCTACGAATCGCCGGTGAGGATGTCTATTTTGCACGGCCGTTCAAGGAGATCGAGGCTGTTGGCTCGCCAGCCTTTAGTATTGTCGGGCGGGATTCGATTTACTTCCGTGGCGAGTTCACTCCCAATCAGAACCAGATAGTCCTGCGTCTCGATCTGGCCCCACCTGAGAATTATGCCCTGCGGAAGATTGATGAAGGGACTATCGTGATCTATGACATCCATGTGCCGCTCTATGCCGGCGCCATCGTGGATAATACTGAGATCAATGCGGAGATTGAGGGCGAGATTACCTTGCTAAAGGTTGGGTCGGAGGAGTTCCGTTTCGCAGGTACCATTGAGGTGATTGACGGCAGCTTTGTTTATAATGGCTACGAGTTTGTATTTGACGAGGCCCGGGTGACGCTCGATCCGTCGGTCTTCAATCCGCAGTTTTACATTCGGGCAACCACCCAGGTGGATGCCCCCGGATCGGATGCGTCTGGTAGCGGCGGCCGATCTGACCCCGAGCTCATTGATGTTACTCTGGTCATGACCGGCACCCTGGAGGATCACCAGTTTGCGTTTGATTACAATTCCTCCGCCTATACTGAGAGCGATTTTCTCCAGTTGTTTGCGCTGGGCAAGGATCCTTCAGGGTCAGTAGATCCAGCCCTTACAGCCGGACTGAGTTTGAAGGATATCCTCCTTAGGAGAATTCAGGAGGATGCACGTCAGGCCTCGGGACTGGATCGCTTTCGAATTCAGACCATGAGCCCCAGGACGCTGATTCCCAGCCTGCAGCAGGTCCGAATTCATATCGGTAAACGTCTATCTCCACGGTTGTATGTGGGTCTGCGGGCTGATCCAACCCTCAGTTTCAATCAGTATCAAATTGCGTATCGCCTGAACCGAAATTTATCGGTAGTAGGGTCGGTGGATCAAGACGGTTTGTATCAGGGCGCGTTGCGTTTCAAGCTGCGCTATTGA